In Phycisphaerae bacterium, the following are encoded in one genomic region:
- a CDS encoding exo-alpha-sialidase, which translates to MVERQHNDAYYVNYADFFDGLKPAAGQEKLPLRVSGVSHRKVYETPEGPKWSCWTSLMQWPDGRLRVLFSNIEGTFDGLEKGYHWEYLTPLPKEMRRGWLSLDSADGGRSWQKQRFYDWSDSTKSLVLPALALDNRTLLGIGGRWSTWDIEKNNYHFYGEIASVRSTDDGQTWSEPVAVNDPSHSLLVWCHPIRLSDGTVVLPAYGCLDHPDPASGTISPATDAVLFFSSDSGRSWSAPLVVARGLPDRSNDEPEAVELANGDILVVIRHANPQATGAEVYLNCGQVVVRKTADGWKAGPWTTTPMGFRGFPALLRTADDVLVCAGSGNQFNFSLDNGQTWSQTLQLGDPAVNRHNHYPRLVETAPGRVLSVYHVGNHWPYPPPEDEWIHATELHLERV; encoded by the coding sequence ATGGTCGAACGCCAGCACAATGACGCTTACTACGTCAATTACGCCGATTTCTTTGACGGTCTCAAGCCGGCCGCAGGCCAGGAGAAGCTGCCGCTGAGGGTTTCCGGCGTCTCGCACCGCAAGGTATACGAAACACCCGAAGGCCCCAAGTGGAGCTGCTGGACCAGCCTGATGCAGTGGCCCGACGGCCGCCTGCGGGTGCTCTTCAGCAACATCGAAGGCACCTTCGACGGGCTGGAAAAGGGGTACCACTGGGAATACCTGACCCCCCTGCCGAAGGAAATGAGACGCGGCTGGCTGTCCCTGGACTCGGCCGACGGCGGCCGGTCGTGGCAAAAGCAGAGGTTCTACGACTGGTCCGACAGCACCAAATCGCTCGTGCTGCCGGCGCTGGCCCTGGACAATCGGACGCTGCTCGGAATCGGCGGACGGTGGTCCACGTGGGATATCGAGAAAAACAACTACCACTTCTACGGCGAGATCGCCTCCGTACGATCGACCGACGACGGACAGACCTGGAGCGAGCCGGTGGCGGTGAACGATCCGTCTCACAGCCTCCTGGTCTGGTGCCATCCGATCCGCCTGTCGGACGGTACGGTCGTGCTGCCCGCCTACGGCTGTCTGGACCATCCCGACCCCGCCAGCGGTACGATCTCTCCGGCCACTGACGCGGTGCTGTTCTTCTCAAGCGACAGCGGCCGCTCGTGGTCCGCTCCGCTGGTGGTCGCCCGCGGCCTGCCTGATCGGTCCAACGACGAACCGGAGGCGGTCGAACTGGCCAACGGCGACATTCTCGTGGTGATCCGCCACGCGAACCCGCAGGCGACCGGGGCGGAGGTCTATCTGAACTGCGGCCAGGTCGTCGTCCGCAAGACTGCCGACGGCTGGAAGGCGGGTCCGTGGACGACCACGCCGATGGGCTTTCGCGGCTTTCCCGCCCTGCTCCGGACGGCCGACGACGTCCTGGTCTGCGCGGGCTCGGGCAATCAGTTCAACTTCAGCCTCGACAATGGACAGACGTGGAGCCAGACGCTGCAACTGGGTGATCCGGCGGTCAACCGCCACAACCACTACCCTCGGCTGGTCGAAACCGCTCCGGGCCGGGTGCTGTCGGTCTACCACGTCGGCAACCACTGGCCCTACCCGCCGCCAGAAGACGAGTGGATCCACGCCACCGAACTGCATCTGGAGAGAGTCTAG
- a CDS encoding DUF4838 domain-containing protein gives MSQKKGMWMIEPQRSDDPVIAFASEELNRYLCAMGVQEGPRFDLWIECPEAIGLREDGFRIESEAARVIIRGAGPRGVLYGVYAFLELQGCRWIGPGDEVVPQRTVVELPKRPIIEEPAFAMRGLIDATCFGDQFTLSQIDWSAKMRLNTYHPQWTIESWGRGAHSHWMPEFRKRGFLIQAGAHDLMSLLPRTERNVAERPEYFRLKNGQRTGDHNLCTASREALGVIQSNFRRIVEACPEIVIWHAWPDDLPGGGWCECDRCRALCPADQSLRVSNALAEVLEEMGSPAKVSFIAYHDTVCEPMTVRPHPKVVALLSLTERCEVHGIGGCLRCESYRRQAEQIREAGFADVLTFERYIDSFKFRWMQPVTPRAIFDDARHFAGWARRPLAHQCFVIMAREWHAAYPNYMLFARAVWNPNADPNALLEDFCQHWYGRASEPMLKYHRAMVELFELALVGCQYVGSKGGSLLLEPLDTSDRFALEHASRIEQAQSRQSNCRLLLETAASEVGDDEVLADRIRSEMDILRITDIELEGLRQAVLGTHHRAVFLDGGGQEHREKARQALERVLSWEREYRRFIRTIGLNDEPNWYVDWLCKEIGKRLADVT, from the coding sequence ATGTCACAGAAGAAGGGCATGTGGATGATCGAGCCGCAGCGGTCGGATGATCCGGTCATCGCGTTCGCATCTGAGGAGTTGAACCGCTACCTTTGTGCGATGGGCGTTCAGGAAGGCCCGCGGTTCGACCTGTGGATTGAATGCCCCGAAGCAATAGGCCTGCGCGAAGACGGGTTCCGGATCGAGTCCGAGGCGGCACGGGTCATCATCCGCGGCGCCGGCCCGCGCGGTGTGCTCTATGGCGTATACGCATTCTTGGAGCTTCAGGGCTGCCGGTGGATCGGCCCGGGCGACGAGGTCGTGCCGCAGCGGACGGTGGTGGAACTTCCCAAACGCCCGATCATCGAAGAGCCCGCGTTCGCGATGCGGGGGCTGATCGACGCCACGTGCTTCGGTGACCAGTTTACCCTCTCCCAGATCGACTGGTCGGCCAAGATGCGTTTGAATACGTATCACCCTCAGTGGACGATCGAGTCGTGGGGCCGGGGCGCCCATAGCCACTGGATGCCCGAGTTCCGCAAGCGGGGGTTTCTAATCCAAGCGGGGGCCCACGACCTGATGTCGCTGCTGCCGCGAACCGAACGTAACGTAGCCGAGCGTCCGGAGTACTTCCGTCTCAAGAACGGACAACGCACCGGCGATCACAATCTCTGCACCGCCAGCCGCGAGGCCTTGGGGGTGATCCAATCCAACTTCCGGCGGATTGTCGAGGCGTGTCCCGAGATCGTGATCTGGCACGCTTGGCCGGACGACCTTCCCGGCGGCGGCTGGTGCGAGTGCGACCGGTGCCGCGCCCTTTGCCCGGCGGACCAGTCGTTACGAGTAAGCAATGCACTGGCCGAAGTGCTCGAGGAAATGGGCTCGCCGGCAAAGGTCAGTTTCATTGCATATCATGACACTGTCTGCGAACCGATGACGGTGCGCCCGCATCCCAAGGTCGTCGCCCTGCTGTCGCTGACAGAGCGGTGCGAAGTACACGGCATTGGTGGGTGCCTACGATGCGAGAGCTACCGTCGCCAGGCTGAGCAGATCCGCGAGGCGGGCTTCGCCGATGTGCTGACCTTCGAGCGGTACATCGACTCGTTCAAGTTCCGTTGGATGCAGCCGGTCACGCCAAGGGCGATCTTCGACGACGCTCGGCACTTTGCCGGCTGGGCCAGGCGGCCGTTGGCCCACCAGTGCTTCGTGATCATGGCCCGCGAGTGGCATGCCGCCTATCCAAACTACATGCTCTTCGCCCGCGCGGTTTGGAACCCGAACGCGGACCCGAACGCCCTGCTTGAGGACTTCTGCCAACACTGGTACGGCCGGGCGTCCGAACCCATGCTGAAGTATCACCGGGCGATGGTCGAGTTGTTCGAACTGGCCCTGGTCGGCTGCCAGTACGTCGGGAGCAAAGGCGGCTCGCTGCTGCTCGAGCCGCTCGATACGAGCGATCGGTTCGCCCTGGAGCACGCGAGCCGGATCGAGCAGGCCCAGTCGAGGCAGAGCAATTGCCGACTGCTGCTGGAGACGGCCGCAAGCGAGGTCGGTGACGACGAGGTCCTGGCCGATCGCATTCGCAGCGAGATGGATATCCTGCGAATCACGGACATCGAACTGGAGGGTCTCCGCCAGGCTGTACTCGGGACACACCACCGGGCGGTTTTCCTGGATGGCGGCGGTCAGGAGCACCGCGAAAAGGCCCGGCAGGCCCTGGAGCGGGTCCTATCGTGGGAACGCGAGTACCGACGATTCATCCGTACGATCGGTCTGAACGACGAGCCGAATTGGTACGTCGACTGGCTCTGCAAAGAGATCGGAAAACGCCTGGCCGACGTGACATGA
- a CDS encoding exo-alpha-sialidase, with product MSEQRLSAEHGTVCFLPDDRHGYFGWPSVARTASGKLVAAASGPRFDHVCPWGKTSIFESTDEGRTWIGPNVINNTPLDDRDAGIISLGGERLLVSWFVYDVRSLFAWARESYKLSDDEIARWQAVFDTWSDEVVRKWQGSWVRTSSDGCAWSDFYPVPVSAPHGPIRLADGSLLYLGKEFPFHGVEPIGQILACRSTDDGKTWTTLGRVPLADDTHPDNFHEPHMVELPSGKLLGMIRYEYAKRPNEKYISFSLFQTESEDGGKTWSPAKDLRRYGSPPHLIRHSSGAVVCVYSYRKPPLGHRVIISRDEGAVWSDEYILRDDAPPRDHGYPASIELPSGEIFTVYYQRADHEHKNCAILWSRWRLP from the coding sequence ATGTCCGAGCAGCGTCTTTCCGCCGAGCACGGTACCGTTTGCTTCCTTCCTGACGACCGCCACGGCTATTTCGGTTGGCCGTCGGTGGCCCGGACCGCCTCCGGCAAGCTGGTGGCGGCCGCGTCCGGCCCGCGTTTCGACCACGTCTGCCCGTGGGGCAAAACCTCGATCTTCGAGTCGACGGATGAAGGCAGGACGTGGATCGGTCCGAACGTCATCAACAACACGCCGTTGGACGACCGCGACGCGGGGATTATTTCGCTCGGCGGCGAGAGGCTGCTGGTCTCGTGGTTCGTCTACGACGTTCGCAGCCTCTTTGCGTGGGCCAGGGAGAGCTACAAGCTTTCGGACGACGAGATCGCCCGCTGGCAGGCGGTATTCGACACCTGGTCCGATGAGGTGGTTCGCAAGTGGCAGGGGTCTTGGGTGCGGACCAGTTCCGACGGCTGCGCGTGGTCCGACTTCTATCCGGTTCCCGTTTCGGCTCCGCACGGGCCGATCCGTCTGGCCGACGGTTCGCTGCTCTATTTGGGCAAGGAGTTTCCCTTTCACGGGGTGGAACCCATCGGCCAGATTCTCGCCTGTCGCAGTACCGATGACGGCAAGACCTGGACTACGCTGGGGCGCGTGCCGCTGGCGGATGACACCCATCCGGACAACTTCCACGAACCGCACATGGTTGAGCTGCCGTCCGGCAAGCTCCTCGGAATGATCCGCTATGAATATGCGAAGCGTCCCAACGAGAAGTACATCAGTTTCAGCCTGTTTCAGACCGAATCCGAGGACGGCGGCAAGACCTGGTCGCCGGCCAAAGACCTGCGCCGGTACGGTTCGCCGCCGCACCTGATCCGCCACTCGTCGGGCGCGGTGGTGTGCGTCTATTCCTACCGCAAGCCGCCGCTGGGCCACCGGGTGATCATCAGCCGAGACGAAGGGGCAGTCTGGTCGGATGAGTACATCCTTCGCGACGACGCTCCACCCCGCGACCACGGCTATCCGGCTTCGATCGAGCTACCCTCCGGGGAAATCTTCACTGTTTACTACCAGCGGGCCGACCACGAGCACAAGAACTGCGCCATCCTCTGGTCGCGCTGGCGCCTGCCGTAA
- a CDS encoding Lrp/AsnC family transcriptional regulator: protein MVTAIIMVNVRRDAVNETAQKILEMEGVSEVYSVGGEWDLVVMVRAKSNEQLADVVTSRMLKLDAITKTTTMIAFRTYSQYDLERMFSM, encoded by the coding sequence ATGGTGACGGCGATCATTATGGTCAACGTGCGGCGAGACGCGGTCAACGAGACGGCACAGAAGATCCTCGAAATGGAAGGGGTCTCCGAGGTCTACTCGGTGGGCGGCGAATGGGATCTGGTGGTGATGGTGCGGGCCAAATCCAACGAGCAGCTCGCCGACGTCGTGACCAGCCGCATGCTCAAACTCGACGCGATCACCAAGACCACCACCATGATCGCGTTCCGAACCTACAGCCAGTACGACCTGGAACGGATGTTCAGCATGTAA